From Pyrenophora tritici-repentis strain M4 chromosome 1, whole genome shotgun sequence, the proteins below share one genomic window:
- a CDS encoding CypX, Cytochrome P450: MTIPVYIAGVAILGLVLYRVLYGTDKPQIKGLPEIPGLPLVGSLPELGDYHVKVAQGWAKKYGPVFQVRMGNRRIVIANSFDSIRHLWITNQSAMISRPMLHTFHKVISSSQGFTIGTSPWDESLKNRRRAAATALNRPAVQSYMPLIDLESTVSIKELLQDSKNGELDLDPRAYWQRYALNTSLTLNYGYRIDGNKDAPLLKEIVDVERGIGNFRSTSNNWQDYVPLLRLLPGTSNEAESFRKRRDVYMDHLLSTLQEKMKNGTDKPCITGNIIKDPEAKLNRDEITSIGLTMVSAGLDTIPANIIMGIAYLASPAGQKIQQRAYNEIMKVYPNNDAWEQCLYEEKLPYITALYKEILRYWTVLPMSLPRVSIQDIEWNGVVFPAGTTFYMNAYAANYDEEHFDNPQEFNPERYLNVAEGGGTSHYGYGAGSRMCLGSHLANRELFTAFVRLISAFEFTPPVDPRDEPYLECLKANALPKSLTMEPKYFKVGFKPRNRQLLDQWIKESEERTKELM; encoded by the exons ATGACTATTCCTGTTTACATCGCTGGTGTTGCCATCTTAGGCCTTGTCCTGTACAGGGTGCTTTATGGGACCGACAAACCACAAATAAAAGGACTACCAGAAATTCCAGGACTACCTTTGGTAGGGAGCCTACCTGAACTTGGCGATTACCATGTAAAAGTGGCACAAGGATGGGCGAAGAAGTACGGACCTGTATTCCAGGTGCGAATGGGAAACAGG AGAATTGTAATTGCCAACTCATTCGATTCGATTCGACATCTCTGGATTACGAATCAATCAGCCATGATCTCTCGACCCATGCTCCACACCTTCCACAAGGTCATTTCATCCTCACAAGGCTTCACTATCGGAACCTCTCCGTGGGATGAGTCTCTCAAGAACCGCCGTAGAGCTGCTGCCACAGCGCTCAACCGCCCTGCCGTGCAATCGTACATGCCACTCATCGACCTCGAGTCGACAGTCTCTATCAAGGAGCTACTGCAAGACAGCAAGAATGGAGAGCTCGATCTCGATCCCCGGGCATACTGGCAGCGATACGCCCTCAATACCTCCTTGACTCTAAATTATGGATACAGAATCGATGGAAACAAAGACGCACCACTTTTGAAGGAGATTGTGGATGTTGAACGTGGGATTGGCAACTTCAGGTCGACAAGCAACAACTGGCAAGACTATGTTCCGCTATTGAGACTGTTGCCCGGCACGAGCAATGAGGCCGAAAGTTTTCGAAAGAGGAGAGATGTATACATGGACCACTTACTTAGCACACTGCAGGAAAAGATGAAGAATGGAACGGATAAGCCATGTATTACCGGTAACATCATAAAAGATCCGGAAGCAAAGCTGAACCGCG ATGAGATCACGTCCATCGGCCTGACCATGGTATCAGCGGGTCTGGACACTATACCAGCCAATATTATCATGGGAATCGCCTACCTTGCTTCACCAGCTGGTCAGAAGATCCAGCAACGTGCGTACAATGAGATTATGAAAGTGTACCCAAACAACGACGCCTGGGAGCAATGCTTGTACGAAGAAAAACTCCCATACATCACTGCATTATACAAGGAGATCCTCCGATATTGGACTGTCCTTCCCATGTCTCTGCCTCGCGTATCGATACAAGACATCGAATGGAACGGTGTCGTCTTCCCAGCAGGCACAACTTTCTACATGAACGCATACGCTGCCAACTACGACGAGGAACACTTTGACAACCCTCAAGAGTTCAACCCAGAAAGGTATCTTAACGTAGCTGAGGGGGGTGGGACTTCGCATTACGGTTATGGGGCTGGATCGCGCATGTGCCTAGGCTCGCATCTTGCGAACCGCGAGCTGTTCACTGCGTTTGTTAGACTCATCTCTGCATTCGAATTCACACCGCCTGTCGACCCGCGAGATGAGCCGTACCTGGAGTGCTTGAAAGCAAATGCTCTGCCCAAAAGTCTCACCATGGAGCCCAAGTACTTCAAGGTTGGCTTCAAGCCTAGAAACAGGCAGTTGCTGGATCAATGGATCAAAGAGAGTGAAGAGAGGACCAAGGAACTAATGTAA
- a CDS encoding GTPase SAR1 and related small G protein: MRILMVGLDAAGKTTILYKLKLGEIVTTIPTIGFNVETVEYKNIQFTVWDVGGQDKIRPLWRHYFQNTQGIIFVVDSNDRDRVVEAREELQRMLNEDELRDALLLVFANKQDLPNAMNAAEITDKLGLHSLRQRAWYIQSTCATSGDGLYEGLEWLSNSLRKAGHN; encoded by the exons ATGCGCATTCTCATGGTCGGTCTTGACGCCGCCGGAAAGACGACCATTCTCTATAAGCTCAAGCTTGGTGAAATCGTCACCACCATCCCCACTATCG GTTTCAACGTCGAAACCGTCGAGTACAAGAACATCCAGTTCACCGTGTGGGATGTCGGCGGTCAGGACAAGATCCGTCCTCTATGGAGGCATTACTTCCAGAACACGCAGGGTATCATCTTCGTCGTTGACAGCAACGATCGCGAccgtgttgttgaggcgcGTGAGGAGCTTCAGCGCATGCTAAACGAGGACGAGCTGCGGGATGCCCTTCTTCTCGTCTTCGCCAACAAGCAGGATTTGCCC AATGCAATGAACGCTGCTGAGATTACCGACAAGCTTGGCCTCCACAGCCTTAGACAACGTGCCTGG TACATCCAGTCGACTTGCGCCACCTCTGGTGACGGTCTTTACGAGGGTCTCGAGTGGTTGAGCAACTCTCTCCGCAAGGCCGGCCACAACTAA
- a CDS encoding Mob1-phocein multi-domain protein: protein MASFFANVRQGLAGRSSKGQQGQGKGGSPSPTTQYASSPTSQQQQGQPPMPHSPALSSAMSFESAPDGSVPGTRRPPFFFREEYSNLIVKGNFMTLAAKPKLVEEGEWLAHQVVEQYRLLEQMIEIIKTVDDKTSKPVCNPDVCPTMSASGHTYTWLDNNKKPIKIPAIQYINLVQKWIVGKINDPNIFPTDTTAVSIGASTYASGSMTPNATPQPLPPTNINAPASQLAGRDWLGKSSGFPETFEGDIKSIYRQMMRCYAHIYHGHWLDPFWNVSAYKELNTCFIHFINVGKLFNLIGDKEIEPMQPLVDLWAEKGLLPPITGGAAAPKENVPPRSSGGPPAGSAS from the exons ATGGCCTCTTTCTTCGCGAACGT TCGCCAAGGATTAGCTGGACGATCCAGCAAGGGCCAACAAGGACAAGGCAAAGGAGGCTCGCCATCACCAACAACCCAATACGCCAGTTCACCAACTTCTCAGCAGCAGCAAGGACAGCCACCTATGCCTCACTCCCCCGCCTTGTCGTCGGCCATGTCGTTCGAAAGTGCTCCGGACGGGTCCGTGCCCGGGACACGCAGACCGCCTTTCTTCTTCCGCGAAGAGTACTCCAACCTGATTGTCAAGGGCAACTTTATGACCTTGGCTGCAAAGCCGAAGCTTGTTGAAGAAGGCGAATGGCTTGCACATCAAG TTGTCGAGCAGTACAGGCTGCTGGAGCAAATGATTGAAATCATCAAGACAGTAGATGACAAGACAAGCAAGCCCGTCTGCAACCCAGATGTCTGTCCTACCATGTCTGCCAGTGGTCACACATACACGTGGTTAGACAACAACAAGAAGCCCATCAAGATTCCCGCAATCCAATACATCAACCTCGTGCAGAAGTGGATTGTTGGCAAGATCAACGATCCAAACATCTTCCCTACAGACACAACAGCCGTCTCCATTGGCGCATCGACATATGCGTCTGGTTCCATGACACCCAATGCCACCCCGCAGCCCCTCCCACCCACCAACATCAACGCCCCCGCCTCGCAGCTCGCCGGACGCGACTGGCTCGGAAAATCCTCGGGCTTCCCCGAAACTTTTGAGGGAGATATCAAGAGCATCTACCGTCAGATGATGCGATGCTACGCCCATATTTACCACGGCCACTGGCTGGACCCCTTCTGGAACGTGAGCGCATACAAGGAGCTCAACACTTGCTTCATTCACTTCATCAACGTCGGCAAGCTCTTCAACCTCATCGGCGACAAGGAAATTGAGCCCATGCAGCCGCTCGTCGACCTCTGGGCTGAGAAGGGCTTGCTGCCGCCAATTACTGGAGGTGCAGCTGCACCAAAGGAGAATGTACCTCCCAGGAGCTCGGGAGGACCGCCTGCTGGTTCTGCGTCTTGA